A region from the Excalfactoria chinensis isolate bCotChi1 chromosome 11, bCotChi1.hap2, whole genome shotgun sequence genome encodes:
- the UBA2 gene encoding SUMO-activating enzyme subunit 2 isoform X2: MSAISTGSFCFKRNMLEDQKRSPDYNVEFFRQFTLVMNALDNRAARNHVNRMCLAADVPLIESGTAGYLGQVTVIKKGVTECYECHPKPTQKTFPGCTIRNTPSEPIHCIVWAKYLFNQLFGEEDADQEVSPDRADPEAAWEPAEAEARAQASNEDGEIKRVSTKEWAKSTGYDPVKLFTKLFKDDIRYLLTMDKLWRKRKPPVPLDWAEVQNQENNVPDQQNESSSVLKDQQVLDVKSYAHLFSKSVETLRLHLAEKGDGAELIWDKDDPSAMDFVTSAANLRMHVFSMNMKSRFDIKSMAGNIIPAIATTNAIIAGLIVLEGLKILSGKIDQCRTIFLNKQPNPKKKLLVPCALDPPNPNCYVCASKPEVTVRLNVHKVTVLTLQDKIVKEKFAMVAPDVQIDDGKGTILISSEEGETEANNHRKLSDFGIRNGTRLQADDFLQDYTLLINVLHSEDLEKDVEFEVVGDTPENVGPKPTEPTTKNITNGSDDGAQPSTSTAPDQDDLFIIDSEDEGHSSNADDTENKSRKRKLEDKECVGTKRVRMEQTEEQDEIIALD, encoded by the exons ccCTGACTATAACGTAGAGTTCTTCCGCCAGTTTACGTTGGTTATGAATGCTCTGGATAACAGAG CTGCCCGTAACCATGTGAACAGGATGTGTCTGGCCGCTGATGTTCCTCTTATAGAGAGTGGAACTGCAGGCTACCTTGGTCAAGTGACAGTTATTAAGAAG GGAGTGACAGAATGTTATGAATGTCATCCTAAACCAACTCAGAAGACTTTTCCAGGCTGCACAATCCGTAACACGCCGTCAGAACCTATCCACTGCATTGTGTGGGCCAAGTATTTGTTTAA TCAGTTGTTTGGAGAAGAAGATGCTGATCAAGAAGTCTCTCCTGACAGAGCTGATCCTGAAGCTGCCT GGGAGCCGGCAGAAGCAGAAGCCAGAGCACAAGCATCAAATGAAGATGGTGAGATTAAACGTGTTTCAACAAAGGAGTGGGCTAAATCAACTGGATATGATCCAGTTAAGCTTTTTACCAAG CTTTTTAAAGATGACATTAGATATTTGCTGACCATGGATAAGctgtggaggaaaagaaagcctcCAGTGCCACTGGATTGGGCTGAAGTACAAAATCAAG agaACAATGTACCTGACCAACAAAATGAATCCTCCTCAGTTTTGAAAGATCAGCAGGTTCTCGATGTCAAGAGCTATGCACACTTATTCTCAAAGAGTGTCGAAACCCTGAGACTTCACCTGGCTGAGAAAGGTGATGGGGCAGAGCTTATATGGGATAAG GATGACCCTTCTGCAATGGATTTTGTCACTTCTGCTGCAAACCTCAGGATGCATGTTTTCAGTATGAATATGAAGAGCAGATTTGATATCAAGT caaTGGCAGGAAATATTATCCCAGCTATAGCTACTACTAATGCAATAATAGCTGGTCTGATAGTGTTGGAGGGTTTGAAGATTTTATCAGGAAAAATAGATCAGTGTAGAACG ATATTTTTGAACAAGCAGCCAAATCCCAAAAAGAAGCTGTTGGTTCCTTGTGCTTTGGATCCACCAAATCCTAACTGTTACGTGTGTGCAAGTAAGCCAGAAGTGACTGTGAGACTTAATGTACACAAAGTTACTGTGCTAACACTCCAGGACAAG atagtgaaagaaaaatttgCTATGGTAGCACCAGATGTAcagatagatgatggaaagggAACCATTCTTATCTCTTCagaagaaggagaaacagaag CAAATAACCATAGGAAATTATCAGACTTTGGAATTCGAAACGGCACTCGGCTACAAGCAGATGATTTCCTCCAGGATTATACTCTGTTAATCAATGTGCTTCATAG tgaagaCCTAGAAAAAGATGTAGAATTTGAAGTTGTGGGTGACACCCCTGAAAATGTTGGCCCTAAACCCACAGaaccaacaaccaaaaacaTTACCAATGGTAGCGATGACGGAGCACAGCCTTCAACATCAACAG CTCCAGATCAAGATGATCTATTCATTATTGATTCTGAAGATGAAGGCCATTCAAGTAATGCTGATGATACGGAAAATAAGAGCCGCAAGAGAAAACTAGAAGATAAAGAGTGCGTCGGTACAAAGAGAGTGCGTATGGAGCAGACAGAAGAGCAGGATGAAATCATAGCGTTAGACTGA